The sequence below is a genomic window from Silene latifolia isolate original U9 population chromosome 7, ASM4854445v1, whole genome shotgun sequence.
tatgttactttattAATGTAACTGtatatttatattatgttttcaataataaaatttatattttaatattttaacttaataaaactaacatttaaaaatatgtttcggcattaatatgttactttaGTCTACGAATTACATAAAATATTTACTTTCAATTatttaaaaacatgtaaataaattaagatatatattatttactattatttttaataatataatTGGTCATTAATAATTTTAATCTACTTGCCTTTTCGAAATCTGTAAAATAAACTAAGATGCATAGGGAAGACAAACGTTAATAATTCAATTTTATGGAGAATAGTAAGAGTTacactatttttttttaattccatTTTATCGAGTATGATAATAGTCGCCCTTTTTggtttatattttttaattttaatttataaggACAATTAAATTAAAAGAAAGGTAATATGAAAAGAAAATTACTTTCATTAATATTAAAAACGACGTACAAAgggaaaaaaaacaacaaacagaATTTAAAAACTAAACCTAATGACTACAACCAACACAAGAATCAAATCTAAGTTTCTTAGAATTGAGCCTTCTTGGACGAGTCCTCCCGAACCTCTTCTTGGACATCTTTGAAGGGAGGATATCGGGGGTTTTTGTGCATGGCGAGTTCCCCATAGCTTTACCGGAGTTCTTCGGCTTAGTAGGGGTTGCTATAACCTCAATCACCTCCACTACTTCGTCCTCCTCTACCTCCTCCACCCTAACAATGGAGGAATCAACTTTAGGGGTAGCTAACATCTCTATCCCATCGTCAATTTTCTTCCAATACATTTTGTCGAGTTCAAATTTACCCCAATTAAGCATATTAAATTCCTCCTCAAATAAATCGACAAGGAAAGTATTTCCATGGTAACCCGGACTAGCTCTCGTTAAAGCATTTTGGACATTTGTAGGACCAACTTGCTTGATTATTTCTCTCATGAACAACCTCGTGCAAACAATGTCTCTTGCATGGGCTTTTCTCTCTTCCGACATTTTTCTTATTTCACTTTAGGATAGTTAAATTAATTTAGTAGGGAAGATGAACTTTGGATTAATTAAAAATTGGAGGGAATGACTATATTTATAATACAATATTTccctccaaaaaaaaaacaatcaatgCATGGTTTACCGCCAAATGCAAGTTAGGTGGGGAAAACCCTAACGACCTTTCATCTTCTTAAtcattacaaaataaaaaaaacaacttaTAGATTATCAGCAAACAATTGGTGTAGCACAGTTGGTAAGATACATAATTTTCTAACTAGACGTCCAAGGTTTGAATTTTGTTGCGGTATGTTTTTTATTAACAAGTTTTTTCTGTGtactttttgtaaaaaaaaaagtatttaaaTAAAAATAGTTGTACCATAAATAATTATGTCAAACAAATTTTTATTATTAACATTTTTTAagaatttttttattaaataattatgtccaatatttttttttaaagaaaattaaaaaataaatttttaaattttttttttatttttttttatttaactcactaatttcatacttaatattttgaaattaaacaaaaataaTTTAACGTAAAAACAGTGCCTTATAAAAtgcaaaaacaatttatcaataataataataaaaaaaataaaaccttGAAATACAGAACGCAAATATATTCAATAATAAATTAAAACGAAAAATACATATAAAAAATAATCAGCGAAAATAATTATAAAAAATGTTATAAAAAATGTATTGTATAAATATAACGTATTAATATCGTATATGCAAAACGTATAAATATAACGTATTAATTAATGTATCCGCCTCAGTATAAATATACGGTATACAAATGCATACATAAATATTGAAATacacaaaaatattaataataaataacaGTTAAATATAAATTAGGAGAGAAGAttttttaaattaataaaatatatggcAAAACCGAGGACATTAATTAGGGAGGGTAATTAATGAAGGAATCAAgggattaattagattaaatcaGATTCTTTGAGTTGGACAAATGGCGCGTTATTATTGGCGGTGTATGAGAGCCTTCATACACCTGGTGTAACTCTACCCTTTTCGGATATATAACCCAATTGTCTTCACGGGTCATTTTAGTCAACTGATTTGACTTTAGAGGATCATGTTCATCACGGTCTATCAACTCAGAGTACTCTAAATTCTATTCAAATTAATAACTCCATACGACCATATACCCGATCTGTCATTTTCGTTTTTGTGAAGAATCCCATATTATCCCATTCGGGTAAGACCCAGACCCATTTGCAtgatttaacatggtatcagagtccATATCTAAAGTCCTGTGTATGATGATTAACTGGGCCATTGTGTGCCAGCTGGAGTCCCAGAGAAAATATGTGTGGGGAGAGTGTCAAGGGGGCTACTACTGTTAAGTGGTACTTAATTTTCTCCTTTAATGACTTTTCTTGGTTAGGAACTTGATTTTCTCCTTCGCGGAACTTTACACATTGAAAAATATCAACATCAACTTTTTTTTTGTTCCTTTGAATGATTCAACACATAACAGTATAATAGTAGTCGATAAATATCAACATCAACCTTTTTTTCCTTTGAAGGATTCCAACCCATAACAGTTCACACACAATACTCTTCATCAACAATTCAACACAATTTTTCATTTTAAATTTTATTATTAGCTAATTAGTAATTAAGCACAAAAATGAATCAAATTAGTTGGTTATTAGCCTTTTTACCGGTGCTAATCGTAACAATGATACATCAGTCGACAACCGCATCAGCCCAATTCGCCAACATTTGCAATAATGACGCAATGTTCACCAACGGAAGTACATAtcaaaccaatttaaacaccctTTTTCGCACTCTCGCTTCCAACGCGACTAACAACCCATCGGGTTTCTATAGAACCACAGTCGGTAATCCGTCAATAGAAGCTGTCTACGGCGAATATCTCTGCAGAGGGGACCAGGTCATCAGCTCATGTCACCAATGTGTCGATACCGCTACCACTACGGACATTCCAAGACTTTGTCCTAACATGAAGGTCGCTATTGTATGGTACGACCAATGTCTGGTTCGGTATTCAAACGCGTCTTTTTTCAATAATATGGATGATTCCCCTGCAATAATTGCCTGGCATGCTAGCGACATAATCGGTAACAAAACCCGGTACATGGACGCGGTAACGAATATGATTAGTAATGTGATCGCGTTTCGAGCAGCCGAAGGCGGCTCATTTCAGAAATTCGCAACCGATTTTGTGAACTATTCGGCGATTCAGCCTATATATGGGTTGGGACAATGTACCCCGAACTTAAATCCTAACGATTGTTATGTATGTTTGAACTCGTCGATCCAACTCTTTCGCCAGAATCCGGGTGGTCGGGTTTTGGCGCCGAGTTGCATTGTACAGTTTGAGGGTTACCCTTTCTTCAATCTTTCGTATCTACCACAAGTACATCCACCGTCACCGTCACCGTTGCCATCATCAGGCCCATCATCGTCTTTGCCCcctgattccaaacccatacctatACCAAACGACTCGAACGGTACTCCCATATCTCTCATTTAATTTATACAAATTATTATTTCACTTATTTTGAATTATCGTATAGATCTATATATGTTGAATAATgggtcgggtttgagtcgggacaAGAATAGTAGACGTGACTATTGACTAGGTGAGTCGATTGATCATTATGTTTGACTCGGGTTGGGCACAGAGTATGACTTTGACAGTTTGACTACTTATATatgttctaaattaattaaaaaagaCTTCGACTACTTAATTAATACTTCCTCCTATTttatattttcttccctattttcttattcgggttttcttccctatttccttttttgggatGATTTGTGTGGTATAAATTTAATGATATGTGGGATAGTGTGTTTAGTGTGGTTTAAATTCACTTTATTATTTTTTGTGTAAAAATGAGAAgggaagaaaatatagaataggagggagtataaaaagaCTTTGATTGTTTGACTATTTAACTGGGTTGGGCACAGAGTATGACTTTGACAGTTTGACTACTTATATatgttctaaattaattaaaaaagaCTTCGACTACTTAATTAATATAAAAAGACTTTGATTGTTTGACTATTTGACTGGGTAAGAGGAATAGCCCACTAGTTTATGGTAGACCTGGTAAGACTGACACGATCAGAATGACCGACTCAAATAACCCGATCCGATACTTGAACTAAGGTCCGGGGCTTGACCCCACTAGAAAATTGCACTAATCCATTGTATATGCCTAAATAACTTGAAAATGGCTTGatcccgaattgacccgacccgaattctTGCAAACCCGAAAGTGACCTAGACAAGGCCCGAATAACCCGTCCCGAACCCAACCCAAACCCGAATTGAAGACCTGAATCTTACCCGATACCCGAATTGACCCAACTCTATTTAACCCGGCCTGAATGTTTATTATAGCACCTTGATAGTTATCCCTAAATAACTTGATAACAAGTAACCACCTACCCGAAAATGAACCGGCCCGAAATGTTACAATCCTAAAAAACCCAAACCCGAATTAACCTTAGCCGAACCCAACCCGATTGCGAGATCAAAAGTGACCCTAGTCAAAATGACTCGATCCCAACCCAGTTGACCTGGTTGCTAAGTGTTATCTCGAGCACCATACTACTACATTGCATACTAACTCGTAACTATTCTTTTTTTCTTTGAATGTATAGGAAACAAGAAAATCTCAACAAAAGTGATTGTTGCCATCATAATAGCCTCTCTGCTTGTCTTCTCGGTAGCCTTATGTTTGATATGCACTTGCGTTTGTCTTCGAAAGAACAAAGCAAGAAAAGTTGATGTTTCTCCTCATGCCGAAACTTGTAAGAATAATACCATTTACGTCTAATATTTGATCTTACATATACCTGCTTAAAAGTTGATATCTCCTCACTTTAATAATTTGGTTCTTATTTGGAGTTATAGCTAACCAAGATCTCACCGCCGACTCCTTGCAATATGACTTTGACACGCTTCTCAACGCAACAAACAATTTTTCTGACGAAAATAAACTAGGTGAAGGCGGATTTGGTGGCGTCTATAAGGTACACTCTTCACTTAATAAGAGAAAAAAACTCAAATTAGACTAATTAACTGAAATGGAAAAGAAGGTAATTTAGATGGTTGAGGCctaactattatatttattcctattaCATCCCCTCACTCGAGTGCCCATTGGGCCCGAAGAGTGGTTAGTGCACAGGCCCCCGCATTTTCACTTCGTGAGTTATTggaggttgccaggatttgaacctgTCACCTCTTGGTCACACTGGCgttgataccatgatagatgaactaTCCTAACCAAAACCTTATGATGATGGTTGAGGCctaactattatatttattcctattaAAAACTATCTTATATGGGAATTTGTGTGCATAGGGTACGTTATCAAACGGGAAGTTGATAGCGGTGAAGAGACTATCCGCAAGCTCTAGGCAAGGCATACAAGAATTTAAAACAGAGGTTTTGGTGGTAGCCAAGCTTCAACATCGGAATTTGGTGAGACTACTCGGATTTTGCTATACTGAACAAGAGAAGCTTCTTGTGTACGAATATGTTCGCAACAAAAGCCTCGACAATTTCATCTTTGGTAAGTTATTCATTTCTCCATTCATAATTTTGTACGATTTTTGGACAAAT
It includes:
- the LOC141593026 gene encoding cysteine-rich receptor-like protein kinase 6; translation: MNQISWLLAFLPVLIVTMIHQSTTASAQFANICNNDAMFTNGSTYQTNLNTLFRTLASNATNNPSGFYRTTVGNPSIEAVYGEYLCRGDQVISSCHQCVDTATTTDIPRLCPNMKVAIVWYDQCLVRYSNASFFNNMDDSPAIIAWHASDIIGNKTRYMDAVTNMISNVIAFRAAEGGSFQKFATDFVNYSAIQPIYGLGQCTPNLNPNDCYVCLNSSIQLFRQNPGGRVLAPSCIVQFEGYPFFNLSYLPQVHPPSPSPLPSSGPSSSLPPDSKPIPIPNDSNGNKKISTKVIVAIIIASLLVFSVALCLICTCVCLRKNKARKVDVSPHAETSNQDLTADSLQYDFDTLLNATNNFSDENKLGEGGFGGVYKGTLSNGKLIAVKRLSASSRQGIQEFKTEVLVVAKLQHRNLVRLLGFCYTEQEKLLVYEYVRNKSLDNFIFDQENRQLLDWERRYNIIRGIARGLLYLHHDSQLRIIHRDLKASNILLDDKMNPKISDFGTSRIFGVDHSQSNYTNAVVGTYGYMAPEYVLEGKFSMKSDAYSFGVLVLEIISGRKVRTFNQAGNAEDLLSYAWRQWEAGTPLEFVDPIIRDSCSNNTDVMRCIQIGLLCVQESVEDRPTMANVVLTLDSYSITLPLPQQSDFLARPRVITSFSKEVNNSDHSSSKSIPLSVNEDSVTELEPR